Within the Apis cerana isolate GH-2021 linkage group LG9, AcerK_1.0, whole genome shotgun sequence genome, the region TGTTATCTTTGTAATCTTCAAACGCATTTTaagctaaaaaaattattaataaaaataaaaataaatagaaatatagtataaatattgttaaaatgttattattatatatattttatacttatttcttACTTTATACATATCTTTTCTGTCATGAATTTCAAATCTGTATTTGTCAGATATTTTGAGACGACGACCATCTTCACGTTCCCAATAAGTAATTGGCTCTGGAAATGCTTCGACTTCGCATTCTAAAATTGCAATGCTTTGACTACGTACATGAATCATTTGATTACGTATTCGAATAAAAGGAgaaactgaaaaataatttttctttatttcttattacaataaatacaatatacaaacatgtatatagaaaatttatatatttaaatatttacatttaacttgaagtttaaattttttaaatgctcTAGGTGGAACTCCATTATCAGCGACACAAGTATATTCTCCCATATGTTCTCGATTAACTATGCTGATATTAAATGTATGTCCAATTATAGAAGtcactatttaataaattacatatttattatataacaacatttataataatttaattattaatagattttggtaagattcataattatattaatattattaattaattattaatataattaaaattttatattaccaTGCCAAGATCCTATAGGAATGACAATACCATCACTTCTAAACCATTGAACAACAGGTTCAGGTTTACCACTTGCTGCACATTTTAATCGCAAATTTGTCCCTTCATAAACAGAAATTAATCCAGTAGAATTTAATGTTACAGGTAACATTCGatcatctaaaaaattttataaaatataaattttataaaaatgtaaacagcaaattttcaaaatataattattagaaagataaaaaaatacttgccCAATATAGAAGgaggaattaataaatcatctgtattataattattcatgttCACCTTCCAGGCTGTTATCCCTGGTTTGCCATCTTGTCCTGGTAAGCCTGGTCTACCAGGAGGACCCATTTCTCCTAAAGTTGTTCACATCATCAACGTATCTTTTTTCATCCACGTGCAATTAGagcgaatttaaaataagataaagttACCACGCGGTCCAGGTGGTCCTTGTGGTCCCATTTGACCTGGCCTTcctaaagagaaaatatattattatgtttttagaacatgtataaatatataagtatattataactaatatataaaggatcttagataaaaagatacataCCATCTGTACCATTACGTCCAGGTCGACCAGGAGATCCATTTAATCCTGGTTTACCATTTATTCCAGGTAATCCATCTAAACCACTACGTCCAGGAATTCCATCAAGACCAGGTTCTCCCGGGATTCCATCTCTTCCATCAAAGCCAGAAGGTCCTATATCACCTTTTGGTCCACGAGGACCAGGAGGACCAGTTAAACCAGGTGATCCTTTTGGACCTTGTAATCCAGAAATACCTGGTTCTCCAGGAGCACCTGGACTTCCTGGTGCTCCTGGTAATCCTGGTGGACAGTATTTCATTGAtgatcgacaaaaattttcaattgcatcaagctaaaaaatatctataattaaaatttttatattatcaattttttaattattaagaaaaaacgaatatttaaccTGTACACGAGTATCTGCATTTAACCATACCCAATCATGTCCCATAGGAGTAATCGGAGAAGATGCTGACTTTGTTATGGGAGATGAAGTTActtttttagattcttttaatgtatctttttcttgccaaatctaaaatataaaaaaaaatataaatataattatataaagtataatttttaatatgatatatatattcatacataCTCTGGATGTATCTGAAACTTTATTATCTTCTGTCACAGGCAATGCACTACTTCGTTTTCTTCGtatcaatttttcactttctaaAAAGTCTTGTTTTTGCATAATAAGAACATTTGTTTCCACATGAGCCACATAAGTATAAAGATAGATAGATGTTAAAAATTGtactaaaaattgaattaaaataagaaacagaAGACTCCATGGTTGCAATATCCAATGAGTAGATTTCATAGAAGTTTTCTTTTccataattatatgttatattattagaaacctttaaaaattatttatttatcacttttaataataaaagatattatatttaaaactgcGGGCTTCTGAAGAGCCTTATATCTGTATgtcaaacaaattaaaaagaagggGAGAGCAAACAGATTCAAATTGTCTGATTGGTTActattaagtaatttaatagaGCACTAAATTTCTCTtagatacaattttcattcattgagAGTTTTAaactaacaaaataatatttaaaagaaaccaattgatttatttatacataaataatattttaccaaatattaaatacaaatataatattttcaaatactttataagtatataatgacaaatatatcatttatttatataataaacataataacaaattaggtacatataaaaaaatactcatCTTGCAATCACTTCAGTTTAAACTAATGAACCTAGACTTTTTATCAGCGATTAGTGATCAGTCATCATTCATTACTATCACAGCCGGCAAGcaatgatattttgataattacgCATGCGCGATTACATGTGTATACTTACATATGTAAgtaagaattctttttattaaaaaaaacaattaagtaTATAACCAAAtagtttttacttttatattatatatagcgaaaaatttaaagcaattaaattctaaatatatatattaatattttaattttattagtttattaaaaatttaatatatttttatgaagttatgataataatatttatataaattacttttattttaaatataagagtatcaatatttcagatttatatACAGTAACTCAAAAATATTCGGACACTAATGTGAAatgctttattaaaataaattattaaaataaatgaattctatgcaattgtataaatatttttaaagtttcattcttcaaaaattgaacTATTGAAtggataaacaatatatagta harbors:
- the LOC107996294 gene encoding uncharacterized protein LOC107996294 isoform X4, producing MEKKTSMKSTHWILQPWSLLFLILIQFLVQFLTSIYLYTYVAHVETNVLIMQKQDFLESEKLIRRKRSSALPVTEDNKVSDTSRIWQEKDTLKESKKVTSSPITKSASSPITPMGHDWLDAIENFCRSSMKYCPPGLPGAPGSPGAPGEPGISGLQGPKGSPGLTGPPGPRGPKGDIGPSGFDGRDGIPGEPGLDGIPGRSGLDGLPGINGKPGLNGSPGRPGRNGTDGRPGQMGPQGPPGPRGEMGPPGRPGLPGQDGKPGITAWKVNMNNYNTDDLLIPPSILDDRMLPVTLNSTGLISVYEGTNLRLKCAASGKPEPVVQWFRSDGIVIPIGSWHVTSIIGHTFNISIVNREHMGEYTCVADNGVPPRAFKKFKLQVKFSPFIRIRNQMIHVRSQSIAILECEVEAFPEPITYWEREDGRRLKISDKYRFEIHDRKDMYKLKMRLKITKITSADHGTYYCVVKNDVDTTKGSFIVNDDIKNMEKSKIGKQQYITYGKPAPQHADLEELCASHETCAACPILRCTFTDIAEYLNIQPLKNVTFSGLPPRLADGIIEAVGKPVLKGTMDDHYGSWMHDTFKSDIYPEKLWVTRKNETSFIFEYKSKDHFKNASSYSIALPYPFQGNGHVVYNRSFFYNPINRSSIFRFNLHSISDQVCDKEFSRCELHLPGLLVNTKNYLYTPNHNFNYVDFNVDENGLWVIYGLPSNNTVVIKMDATNMNIQHAWNISIDNHKFGEMFIAGGVLYAVHSVTEETMKIRLAFDLYKNITIPVHLSFTNPYHKTTAVSYNHKTKELYTWNKGNQLAYPIKYQGFTNATIKEDMRGTEIGI
- the LOC107996294 gene encoding uncharacterized protein LOC107996294 isoform X1, whose protein sequence is MEKKTSMKSTHWILQPWSLLFLILIQFLVQFLTSIYLYTYVAHVETNVLIMQKQDFLESEKLIRRKRSSALPVTEDNKVSDTSRIWQEKDTLKESKKVTSSPITKSASSPITPMGHDWVWLNADTRVQLDAIENFCRSSMKYCPPGLPGAPGSPGAPGEPGISGLQGPKGSPGLTGPPGPRGPKGDIGPSGFDGRDGIPGEPGLDGIPGRSGLDGLPGINGKPGLNGSPGRPGRNGTDGRPGQMGPQGPPGPRGEMGPPGRPGLPGQDGKPGITAWKVNMNNYNTDDLLIPPSILDDRMLPVTLNSTGLISVYEGTNLRLKCAASGKPEPVVQWFRSDGIVIPIGSWHVTSIIGHTFNISIVNREHMGEYTCVADNGVPPRAFKKFKLQVKFSPFIRIRNQMIHVRSQSIAILECEVEAFPEPITYWEREDGRRLKISDKYRFEIHDRKDMYKLKMRLKITKITSADHGTYYCVVKNDVDTTKGSFIVNDILDDIKNMEKSKIGKQQYITYGKPAPQHADLEELCASHETCAACPILRCTFTDIAEYLNIQPLKNVTFSGLPPRLADGIIEAVGKPVLKGTMDDHYGSWMHDTFKSDIYPEKLWVTRKNETSFIFEYKSKDHFKNASSYSIALPYPFQGNGHVVYNRSFFYNPINRSSIFRFNLHSISDQVCDKEFSRCELHLPGLLVNTKNYLYTPNHNFNYVDFNVDENGLWVIYGLPSNNTVVIKMDATNMNIQHAWNISIDNHKFGEMFIAGGVLYAVHSVTEETMKIRLAFDLYKNITIPVHLSFTNPYHKTTAVSYNHKTKELYTWNKGNQLAYPIKYQGFTNATIKEDMRGTEIGI
- the LOC107996294 gene encoding uncharacterized protein LOC107996294 isoform X3: MEKKTSMKSTHWILQPWSLLFLILIQFLVQFLTSIYLYTYVAHVETNVLIMQKQDFLESEKLIRRKRSSALPVTEDNKVSDTSRIWQEKDTLKESKKVTSSPITKSASSPITPMGHDWLDAIENFCRSSMKYCPPGLPGAPGSPGAPGEPGISGLQGPKGSPGLTGPPGPRGPKGDIGPSGFDGRDGIPGEPGLDGIPGRSGLDGLPGINGKPGLNGSPGRPGRNGTDGRPGQMGPQGPPGPRGEMGPPGRPGLPGQDGKPGITAWKVNMNNYNTDDLLIPPSILDDRMLPVTLNSTGLISVYEGTNLRLKCAASGKPEPVVQWFRSDGIVIPIGSWHVTSIIGHTFNISIVNREHMGEYTCVADNGVPPRAFKKFKLQVKFSPFIRIRNQMIHVRSQSIAILECEVEAFPEPITYWEREDGRRLKISDKYRFEIHDRKDMYKLKMRLKITKITSADHGTYYCVVKNDVDTTKGSFIVNDILDDIKNMEKSKIGKQQYITYGKPAPQHADLEELCASHETCAACPILRCTFTDIAEYLNIQPLKNVTFSGLPPRLADGIIEAVGKPVLKGTMDDHYGSWMHDTFKSDIYPEKLWVTRKNETSFIFEYKSKDHFKNASSYSIALPYPFQGNGHVVYNRSFFYNPINRSSIFRFNLHSISDQVCDKEFSRCELHLPGLLVNTKNYLYTPNHNFNYVDFNVDENGLWVIYGLPSNNTVVIKMDATNMNIQHAWNISIDNHKFGEMFIAGGVLYAVHSVTEETMKIRLAFDLYKNITIPVHLSFTNPYHKTTAVSYNHKTKELYTWNKGNQLAYPIKYQGFTNATIKEDMRGTEIGI
- the LOC107996294 gene encoding uncharacterized protein LOC107996294 isoform X2, translating into MEKKTSMKSTHWILQPWSLLFLILIQFLVQFLTSIYLYTYVAHVETNVLIMQKQDFLESEKLIRRKRSSALPVTEDNKVSDTSRIWQEKDTLKESKKVTSSPITKSASSPITPMGHDWVWLNADTRVQLDAIENFCRSSMKYCPPGLPGAPGSPGAPGEPGISGLQGPKGSPGLTGPPGPRGPKGDIGPSGFDGRDGIPGEPGLDGIPGRSGLDGLPGINGKPGLNGSPGRPGRNGTDGRPGQMGPQGPPGPRGEMGPPGRPGLPGQDGKPGITAWKVNMNNYNTDDLLIPPSILDDRMLPVTLNSTGLISVYEGTNLRLKCAASGKPEPVVQWFRSDGIVIPIGSWHVTSIIGHTFNISIVNREHMGEYTCVADNGVPPRAFKKFKLQVKFSPFIRIRNQMIHVRSQSIAILECEVEAFPEPITYWEREDGRRLKISDKYRFEIHDRKDMYKLKMRLKITKITSADHGTYYCVVKNDVDTTKGSFIVNDDIKNMEKSKIGKQQYITYGKPAPQHADLEELCASHETCAACPILRCTFTDIAEYLNIQPLKNVTFSGLPPRLADGIIEAVGKPVLKGTMDDHYGSWMHDTFKSDIYPEKLWVTRKNETSFIFEYKSKDHFKNASSYSIALPYPFQGNGHVVYNRSFFYNPINRSSIFRFNLHSISDQVCDKEFSRCELHLPGLLVNTKNYLYTPNHNFNYVDFNVDENGLWVIYGLPSNNTVVIKMDATNMNIQHAWNISIDNHKFGEMFIAGGVLYAVHSVTEETMKIRLAFDLYKNITIPVHLSFTNPYHKTTAVSYNHKTKELYTWNKGNQLAYPIKYQGFTNATIKEDMRGTEIGI